Proteins encoded in a region of the Cytobacillus pseudoceanisediminis genome:
- a CDS encoding alpha/beta hydrolase, with product MRVVAPKPFTFGNGKRAVLLLHGFTGNTADVRMMARFLETKGYTCHAPQYKGHGVPPEELVHTGPEDWWKDVVEGYEFLKNKGHKEIAVAGLSLGGVFSLKLGYTVPVKGIVPMCAPMYIKSEEVMYEGILSYAREYKRLEGKPEEQIEQEMEEFQKTPMNTLKALQELIADVRNHVDMIYSPTFVVQARHDHMINTDSANIIFNEVENDLKQLKWYEESGHVITLDKERDQLHEDVYGFLEKLDWEE from the coding sequence ATGAGAGTTGTGGCGCCAAAACCGTTTACATTTGGAAATGGAAAAAGAGCAGTCCTGCTGCTGCATGGTTTTACCGGAAATACAGCAGATGTAAGAATGATGGCAAGATTTCTTGAAACGAAGGGATACACCTGCCATGCCCCGCAGTATAAGGGACATGGAGTTCCGCCAGAAGAGCTGGTTCATACAGGCCCGGAAGACTGGTGGAAAGATGTGGTGGAAGGGTATGAATTTCTAAAAAACAAGGGACATAAAGAAATTGCAGTGGCCGGACTTTCCCTTGGCGGCGTATTTTCCCTTAAATTGGGTTACACTGTACCTGTAAAGGGTATTGTTCCGATGTGCGCACCTATGTACATAAAAAGCGAAGAAGTCATGTATGAAGGAATTCTGAGCTACGCGAGAGAATATAAGAGACTTGAAGGTAAGCCGGAAGAACAAATTGAACAGGAAATGGAAGAGTTCCAAAAAACACCGATGAATACATTAAAGGCACTCCAGGAGCTGATCGCGGATGTGCGAAATCATGTGGATATGATTTACTCCCCAACATTTGTTGTACAGGCACGACATGACCATATGATCAACACGGACAGTGCTAATATCATTTTTAATGAAGTGGAGAATGACTTAAAGCAGCTGAAGTGGTACGAAGAATCCGGGCACGTGATTACTCTCGATAAAGAGCGTGATCAGCTGCACGAAGATGTGT